From one Streptomyces chromofuscus genomic stretch:
- the vioC gene encoding arginine beta-hydroxylase, Fe(II)/alpha-ketoglutarate-dependent — MGTPSEEHVLLLTPDEARRTADLTIRAAELYIGDDDPALLLDLPRIAADLPVRTQRFLRTFAIDEPTGYCVVSGHLFDQDRIGPTPEHWRGRPRPNREFPEEVLVLLYAALLGEPFGWTTQQDGRLVHDIFPVRSHENDQLGLGSKELLTWHTEDAFHPYRGDYLVLASLRNPDKVATTVGSYAGGALSDDDVEVLFEERFHIAPDESHLPKNNSACSGGDAERFATIERLIHERRPVAALFGPRQEPYLRLDPYFMEVSEDDPEARRALDNLIAVVDSGLCEVALEQGDCLVVNNHRVVHGRVPFTARYDGTDRWLKRINVTHDLRRSRTMRASAGSRLIG; from the coding sequence ATGGGCACACCTTCCGAGGAGCACGTCCTGCTGCTGACCCCGGACGAAGCGCGACGGACGGCCGACCTCACGATCCGCGCCGCGGAGCTTTACATCGGCGACGACGACCCGGCCCTCCTGCTCGACCTGCCCCGGATCGCCGCGGACCTCCCCGTGCGCACCCAGCGCTTCCTGCGCACCTTCGCCATCGACGAGCCCACCGGCTATTGCGTGGTCAGTGGGCACCTCTTCGACCAGGACCGCATCGGCCCCACCCCGGAGCACTGGCGGGGCCGCCCCCGCCCCAACCGGGAGTTCCCCGAAGAGGTACTCGTCCTGCTGTACGCGGCGCTGCTCGGCGAGCCGTTCGGCTGGACCACCCAGCAGGACGGCCGGCTGGTGCACGACATCTTCCCCGTCCGCAGCCACGAGAACGACCAGCTCGGCCTTGGCAGCAAGGAGCTGCTGACCTGGCACACCGAGGACGCCTTCCACCCGTACCGCGGCGACTACCTGGTGCTGGCCTCCCTGCGCAACCCCGACAAGGTCGCCACCACCGTGGGCTCGTACGCCGGCGGAGCGCTGTCCGACGACGACGTGGAGGTGCTGTTCGAGGAACGCTTCCACATCGCCCCCGACGAGTCGCACCTGCCCAAGAACAACTCCGCCTGCTCCGGCGGCGACGCCGAGCGGTTCGCCACGATCGAGCGGCTGATCCACGAACGCCGCCCGGTGGCCGCCCTGTTCGGCCCGCGCCAGGAGCCGTACCTGCGGTTGGACCCGTACTTCATGGAGGTTTCCGAGGACGACCCGGAGGCCCGCCGCGCCCTCGACAACCTGATCGCGGTCGTCGACTCCGGGCTGTGCGAGGTCGCTCTGGAGCAGGGCGACTGCCTGGTCGTCAACAACCACCGCGTGGTCCACGGCCGGGTGCCCTTCACCGCTCGCTACGACGGCACCGACCGCTGGCTCAAGCGCATCAACGTCACCCATGACCTGCGCCGCTCCCGCACCATGCGGGCGAGCGCCGGCAGCCGCCTGATCGGCTGA
- a CDS encoding non-ribosomal peptide synthetase, translated as MAASGTAGGADALSRLWHEVRAAHGGRPALTDGRRTMTYRQVDAAARAVAGRLTAAGAGPGRYVMLHGLAPMDAVVAMLGTLAAGAAFAVLEEGLPDAARAARCARVDAVLLAGRDCAPHGTATPPWTDLGPQLDGTAHESAPTPDDGGAPTAGLSCAARVGGAASDRPAYAMFTSGSTGEPKAVGIGREALHGFALAAAARLGLGPEDRWLQLASLGFDVVVEEVFPVLARGGTVVCRPGTGVPDPEELHGMLGALGVTTVELSTQYWREYAHWLDVRGETTPAPLRRVLVGGERMDPDDWRRWERAGRAGLVHVYGLTECTVTSTMYEGPLPDDASEVPIGTPLANAEVSVRDSARRPVPPGTVGEIHIGGPSLAPGYLGDPEQTARRFVTGPEPGGGRLYATGDLGRILPDGAVEFHGRADDQIKIRGHRLEPASVERLLTADPAVAQAVVLLDARSRGSLLACLVPADPAAPADGVLPVTAGQRARLLARVTAELPGWAAPQQLFWTGSLPKNDHGKVDRRALAATLMTAQATTAAQGTTTAGAAATTDPDLTTGLADGGVGVPGTDPGGQETLDTVLRHFRVLLADPGLEPDADFFASGGQSILAMRLVTELRADFPGTVGLRATTVFDHPTPRRLAEWLSSARTRPRAVPALFPPAVRKD; from the coding sequence ATGGCGGCCTCCGGCACGGCGGGCGGGGCCGATGCCCTGTCCCGGCTCTGGCACGAGGTGAGGGCCGCGCACGGCGGCCGTCCCGCCCTCACCGACGGGCGCCGCACCATGACGTACCGTCAGGTCGATGCGGCCGCGCGGGCCGTGGCCGGCCGGCTGACCGCCGCCGGGGCCGGTCCCGGCCGGTACGTGATGCTCCACGGGCTGGCCCCGATGGACGCCGTCGTGGCCATGCTGGGGACGCTGGCCGCGGGCGCCGCCTTCGCCGTCCTGGAGGAGGGCCTTCCCGACGCCGCCCGTGCCGCCCGCTGCGCCCGCGTCGACGCGGTGCTCCTCGCCGGCCGCGACTGCGCGCCCCACGGGACCGCCACCCCGCCCTGGACCGATCTGGGCCCTCAACTGGACGGCACGGCACACGAGTCGGCGCCGACCCCCGACGACGGCGGCGCCCCGACCGCCGGCCTGTCCTGCGCGGCCCGGGTCGGCGGGGCGGCGTCCGACCGGCCCGCGTACGCCATGTTCACCTCCGGGTCCACCGGTGAGCCGAAGGCCGTCGGTATCGGGCGGGAGGCGCTGCACGGCTTCGCGCTGGCGGCCGCCGCCCGGCTGGGCCTCGGCCCCGAGGACCGGTGGCTCCAACTGGCCTCCCTCGGCTTCGACGTGGTCGTGGAGGAGGTGTTCCCCGTCCTCGCCCGCGGCGGGACCGTCGTCTGCCGTCCCGGCACCGGCGTACCGGACCCGGAGGAACTGCACGGCATGCTCGGCGCCCTCGGCGTGACCACCGTGGAGCTGTCCACCCAGTACTGGCGCGAGTACGCGCACTGGCTCGACGTCCGGGGCGAGACCACCCCCGCCCCGCTGCGCCGGGTGCTGGTCGGCGGCGAGCGCATGGACCCCGACGACTGGCGGCGCTGGGAGCGTGCCGGGCGCGCCGGGCTCGTGCACGTATACGGGCTGACCGAGTGCACGGTCACCTCCACCATGTACGAGGGGCCGCTGCCGGACGACGCCTCCGAGGTACCGATCGGCACCCCCCTTGCCAACGCCGAGGTCAGCGTGCGCGACTCCGCCCGGCGGCCGGTACCGCCCGGCACCGTCGGGGAGATCCATATCGGCGGGCCCTCACTGGCCCCCGGCTACCTCGGCGATCCGGAGCAGACCGCGCGGCGGTTCGTCACAGGCCCGGAGCCGGGCGGCGGGCGGCTGTACGCCACCGGCGACCTCGGGCGGATCCTGCCCGATGGCGCTGTGGAGTTCCACGGCCGGGCGGACGACCAGATCAAGATCCGTGGTCACCGGCTCGAACCGGCCTCGGTGGAACGGCTCCTGACCGCCGACCCCGCGGTCGCCCAGGCCGTCGTCCTGCTGGACGCCCGGAGCCGCGGTTCCCTGCTGGCCTGTCTGGTCCCGGCGGACCCGGCCGCACCCGCGGACGGCGTGCTGCCGGTCACCGCCGGGCAGCGCGCCCGGCTGCTCGCCAGGGTCACCGCCGAACTGCCCGGCTGGGCCGCGCCCCAGCAGTTGTTCTGGACCGGATCCCTGCCGAAGAACGACCACGGCAAGGTGGACCGCCGCGCGCTCGCCGCGACCCTCATGACCGCGCAGGCGACGACCGCCGCGCAGGGGACCACCACGGCCGGGGCAGCCGCGACCACGGACCCGGACCTCACGACCGGCCTGGCGGACGGTGGCGTCGGCGTCCCCGGCACGGACCCGGGCGGGCAGGAGACGCTCGACACCGTGCTGCGGCACTTCCGGGTGCTGCTGGCCGACCCCGGGCTGGAGCCCGACGCCGACTTCTTCGCCAGCGGCGGCCAGTCGATTCTCGCCATGCGCCTGGTCACCGAACTCCGCGCCGACTTCCCCGGGACCGTCGGACTGCGGGCCACGACCGTCTTCGACCATCCGACACCCCGCCGGCTCGCCGAGTGGCTCTCCTCGGCACGGACCCGCCCCCGTGCGGTGCCGGCACTGTTTCCACCGGCCGTACGTAAGGACTGA
- the vioD gene encoding capreomycidine synthase: MSRTRIEFNASRPAEPPALEEWYRRRLGRAERDISSSGVHPYTYAELRRLTGLQATDLDGILVDDSTSQGSPELRRAIADRYLPGGADRVMVTHGSSEAIALTLETLLGPGDRVVLPDMLYHSLAHYPRAAGCVLHPVPLDAFTTADTDPRALERTIPADTRAVIVNFPHNPTGVTLTNTAYRRLLDRVEQIGAVLVWDAATAEMSWDGPSLPDPGTRHPLTVSYGTFSKAFGLPGLRVGWCAAPEELIERSFTVRDRTTLFLSPLVEAVATAAMRSADALIAPRRAEARANLTVLEKWVADHQGLVAWTPPGGGVCCLLELPGVTDSERFCVELLEEYGTLLVPGTAFGREGAVRLGFGGDQGEFTDGLDTLSAFLHARGGR, from the coding sequence GTGTCACGGACTCGAATTGAATTCAACGCATCGCGCCCTGCGGAGCCTCCGGCACTGGAGGAGTGGTACCGGCGCAGGCTCGGCCGGGCCGAGCGGGACATCAGCTCCAGCGGAGTACACCCCTACACCTACGCCGAACTGCGTCGGCTGACCGGACTTCAGGCGACCGACCTCGACGGCATCCTCGTCGACGACAGCACCTCGCAGGGCTCGCCCGAGCTCCGCCGGGCCATCGCCGACCGCTACCTGCCCGGCGGAGCCGACCGCGTCATGGTCACCCACGGCTCCAGCGAGGCGATCGCCCTGACTCTGGAGACGCTGCTCGGGCCCGGCGACCGGGTGGTACTGCCGGACATGCTCTACCACTCGCTCGCCCACTACCCGCGGGCGGCCGGCTGCGTCCTGCACCCCGTGCCGCTGGACGCGTTCACCACCGCCGACACCGACCCGCGGGCCCTGGAGCGGACGATCCCCGCGGACACCCGGGCGGTGATCGTCAACTTCCCGCACAACCCGACGGGTGTCACCCTCACCAACACCGCGTACCGCAGGCTGCTCGACCGGGTCGAGCAGATCGGCGCCGTCCTGGTCTGGGATGCGGCGACGGCCGAGATGAGCTGGGACGGGCCGTCGCTGCCCGACCCCGGTACCCGCCATCCGCTGACCGTCAGCTACGGCACCTTCTCCAAGGCGTTCGGCCTGCCCGGCCTGCGCGTCGGGTGGTGCGCGGCGCCCGAGGAACTGATCGAACGCAGTTTCACCGTGCGCGACCGCACCACCCTCTTCCTCTCGCCGCTGGTGGAGGCGGTGGCCACCGCAGCGATGCGCTCCGCGGACGCTCTGATCGCCCCCCGCCGGGCCGAGGCCCGCGCCAATCTGACCGTGCTGGAGAAGTGGGTCGCCGACCACCAGGGTCTGGTCGCCTGGACGCCGCCGGGCGGAGGGGTCTGCTGTCTGCTGGAGCTGCCCGGCGTCACCGACTCCGAGCGGTTCTGCGTCGAACTCCTGGAGGAGTACGGCACCTTGCTCGTCCCGGGCACCGCCTTCGGTCGCGAGGGCGCCGTACGGCTGGGATTCGGCGGTGATCAAGGCGAGTTCACCGACGGCCTGGACACGCTCTCCGCGTTCCTGCACGCCCGGGGCGGCCGGTGA